A single region of the Oncorhynchus keta strain PuntledgeMale-10-30-2019 unplaced genomic scaffold, Oket_V2 Un_contig_5415_pilon_pilon, whole genome shotgun sequence genome encodes:
- the LOC127925310 gene encoding protein flightless-1 homolog produces the protein MKADLTALFLPRQPPMVLTEAEQMMEEWNEDLDGMEGFVLEGKKFARLPEEEFGHFHTQDCYVFLCRYWVPVEYDDEDKDKRRRRGHGHHGGEEEEEERVEEDFQCVVYFWQGRQASNMGWLTFTRLCRRSLRVVRMTQQQENLKFLSHFKRRFIVHKGKRKQKIDAAQPSLYHIRTNGSALCTRTIR, from the exons ATGAAGGCTGACCTCACCGCCCTCTTCCtccccagacaaccccccatgGTCCTCACTGAG GCAGAGCAGATGATGGAGGAGTGGAATGAGGATCTGGATGGAATGGAGGGATTCGTGTTGGAGGGGAAGAAGTTTGCTCGTCTGCCGGAGGAGGAGTTTGGACACTTCCACACACAGGACTGCTACGTCTTCCTGTGcag gtattgGGTGCCAGTAGAATACGACGATGAGGACAAGGacaagagaagaaggagaggacacGGCCACcacggaggagaggaagaggaagaggagagggtggaggaagacttccagtgtgttgtgtatttCTGGCAGGGCCGGCAGGCCTCCAACATGGGCTGGCTCACCTTCACCAGACTCTGCAGAAGAAGTTTGAGA GTGGTCCGTATGACTCAGCAGCAGGAGAACCTCAAGTTCCTGTCTCACTTCAAGAGGAGGTTCATCGTTCATAAAGGGAAGAGGAAACAGAAGATCGATGCCGCCCAGCCCTCCCTCTACCACATACGCACCAATGGCAGCGCTCTCTGTACCAG gaCCATCAGATAA